The following proteins are encoded in a genomic region of Lutra lutra chromosome 16, mLutLut1.2, whole genome shotgun sequence:
- the GJC1 gene encoding gap junction gamma-1 protein isoform X2 gives MSWSFLTRLLEEIHNHSTFVGKIWLTVLIVFRIVLTAVGGESIYYDEQSKFVCNTEQPGCENVCYDAFAPLSHVRFWVFQIILVATPSVMYLGYAIHKIAKMEHGEADKKAARSKPYAMRWKQHRALEETEEDHEEDPMMYPEMELESEKENKEQNQPKPKHDGRRRIREDGLMKIYVLQLLARTVFEVGFLIGQYFLYGFQVHPFYVCSRLPCPHKIDCFISRPTEKTIFLLIMYGVTGLCLLLNIWEMLHLGFGTIRDSLNSKRRELEDPGAYNYPFTWNTPSAPPGYNIAVKPDQIQYTELSNAKIAYKQNKANIAQEQQYGSHEENLPADLETLQREIKMAQERLDLAIQAYSHQNNPHGSRGKKAKAGSKAGSNKSSASSKSGDGKTSVWI, from the coding sequence ATGAGCTGGAGCTTCTTGACACGCCTGCTAGAGGAGATCCACAACCATTCCACATTTGTGGGGAAGATCTGGCTCACTGTACTGATTGTCTTCCGGATTGTCCTTACGGCTGTCGGAGGGGAGTCCATCTATTATGATGAGCAAAGCAAATTTGTGTGTAACACAGAGCAGCCAGGCTGCGAGAATGTCTGCTATGATGCCTTTGCGCCCCTCTCCCATGTGCGCTTCTGGGTGTTCCAGATCATCCTGGTGGCAACCCCATCTGTGATGTACCTGGGCTATGCCATTCACAAGATCGCCAAGATGGAGCACGGCGAAGCAGACAAGAAGGCGGCTCGGAGCAAACCCTATGCTATGCGTTGGAAACAGCACCGGGCTctggaggaaacagaagaggaCCATGAAGAGGATCCCATGATGTATCCGGAAATGGAATtggagagtgaaaaagaaaataaggagcaGAACCAACCTAAACCCAAGCATGATGGCCGACGGCGGATTCGGGAGGATGGACTTATGAAAATCTACGTGCTGCAGTTGCTGGCAAGGACTGTGTTTGAGGTGGGTTTTCTGATAGGGCAGTACTTCCTGTATGGCTTCCAAGTCCACCCATTTTATGTGTGCAGCAGACTTCCTTGCCCTCATAAAATCGACTGCTTTATATCTAGACCCACCGAAAAGACCATCTTCCTTCTGATAATGTATGGTGTTACAGGCCTTTGCCTATTGCTTAACATTTGGGAAATGCTTCATTTAGGGTTTGGGACAATTCGAGACTCGCTAAACAGTAAAAGGAGGGAACTGGAAGATCCAGGTGCTTATAATTACCCTTTCACTTGGAATACTCCATCTGCTCCCCCTGGCTATAACATTGCCGTCAAACCGGATCAGATACAGTACACTGAACTGTCCAACGCTAAGATCGCCTACAAGCAAAACAAGGCCAACATCGCCCAGGAACAACAGTATGGCAGCCATGAGGAGAACCTCCCAGCCGACCTGGAGACTCTGCAGCGGGAGATCAAAATGGCCCAGGAACGCTTGGATCTCGCAATCCAGGCCTACAGTCACCAAAACAACCCCCATGGATCCcggggaaaaaaagccaaagcGGGGTCCAAAGCTGGGTCCAACAAGAGCAGTGCTAGTAGCAAATCAGGGGATGGGAAGACCTCCGTCTGGATTTAA
- the GJC1 gene encoding gap junction gamma-1 protein isoform X1, with protein sequence MRRRPAGRAEARRRRRLRWNTPPGQSSLVTMSWSFLTRLLEEIHNHSTFVGKIWLTVLIVFRIVLTAVGGESIYYDEQSKFVCNTEQPGCENVCYDAFAPLSHVRFWVFQIILVATPSVMYLGYAIHKIAKMEHGEADKKAARSKPYAMRWKQHRALEETEEDHEEDPMMYPEMELESEKENKEQNQPKPKHDGRRRIREDGLMKIYVLQLLARTVFEVGFLIGQYFLYGFQVHPFYVCSRLPCPHKIDCFISRPTEKTIFLLIMYGVTGLCLLLNIWEMLHLGFGTIRDSLNSKRRELEDPGAYNYPFTWNTPSAPPGYNIAVKPDQIQYTELSNAKIAYKQNKANIAQEQQYGSHEENLPADLETLQREIKMAQERLDLAIQAYSHQNNPHGSRGKKAKAGSKAGSNKSSASSKSGDGKTSVWI encoded by the coding sequence gGCAAAGCAGTTTGGTCACCATGAGCTGGAGCTTCTTGACACGCCTGCTAGAGGAGATCCACAACCATTCCACATTTGTGGGGAAGATCTGGCTCACTGTACTGATTGTCTTCCGGATTGTCCTTACGGCTGTCGGAGGGGAGTCCATCTATTATGATGAGCAAAGCAAATTTGTGTGTAACACAGAGCAGCCAGGCTGCGAGAATGTCTGCTATGATGCCTTTGCGCCCCTCTCCCATGTGCGCTTCTGGGTGTTCCAGATCATCCTGGTGGCAACCCCATCTGTGATGTACCTGGGCTATGCCATTCACAAGATCGCCAAGATGGAGCACGGCGAAGCAGACAAGAAGGCGGCTCGGAGCAAACCCTATGCTATGCGTTGGAAACAGCACCGGGCTctggaggaaacagaagaggaCCATGAAGAGGATCCCATGATGTATCCGGAAATGGAATtggagagtgaaaaagaaaataaggagcaGAACCAACCTAAACCCAAGCATGATGGCCGACGGCGGATTCGGGAGGATGGACTTATGAAAATCTACGTGCTGCAGTTGCTGGCAAGGACTGTGTTTGAGGTGGGTTTTCTGATAGGGCAGTACTTCCTGTATGGCTTCCAAGTCCACCCATTTTATGTGTGCAGCAGACTTCCTTGCCCTCATAAAATCGACTGCTTTATATCTAGACCCACCGAAAAGACCATCTTCCTTCTGATAATGTATGGTGTTACAGGCCTTTGCCTATTGCTTAACATTTGGGAAATGCTTCATTTAGGGTTTGGGACAATTCGAGACTCGCTAAACAGTAAAAGGAGGGAACTGGAAGATCCAGGTGCTTATAATTACCCTTTCACTTGGAATACTCCATCTGCTCCCCCTGGCTATAACATTGCCGTCAAACCGGATCAGATACAGTACACTGAACTGTCCAACGCTAAGATCGCCTACAAGCAAAACAAGGCCAACATCGCCCAGGAACAACAGTATGGCAGCCATGAGGAGAACCTCCCAGCCGACCTGGAGACTCTGCAGCGGGAGATCAAAATGGCCCAGGAACGCTTGGATCTCGCAATCCAGGCCTACAGTCACCAAAACAACCCCCATGGATCCcggggaaaaaaagccaaagcGGGGTCCAAAGCTGGGTCCAACAAGAGCAGTGCTAGTAGCAAATCAGGGGATGGGAAGACCTCCGTCTGGATTTAA